The Leptospira mtsangambouensis genomic sequence GTTACATTTGGTTCTTTGTTTCAATGTACCCCTGTGGATAAAAAATCATATTTTAAGGGTTTTTATCATACCTTGGACAAACGGCCACATGGACAACTGGCTTATGCAGAGAAACATGGATACAATTCAGAATGTTTAGTTTTAATGGAAGGACCTGTCCCCAGTCGCATGGAACCTTGTGCCATTGGCGATAGGCGATCAGTAAGAGATATGTATCAGGAATCTGAGGTGATAGTGGCGGGTGATTTTTTTCCGATCGAATGGTCCTTTGCAGGTTATGGATATGACTTACATGTCACAAATGAATACTATCAAAGTATTGTTTTCTTTTCAAGTTATTCACAAAGAAGAGGGTTTTATCGGTTTTCACCTTGGTATTACAGGCGTGATATATATGGGACTGAAGTGATGCGATACAATCCTGTATACCCATATCGGATTACTCCTTTTTATACAGGAGGACGTTAATAGATTTCCGATTGACGAATCGAGAAAAAATCTAAAAAAATTTAGATAACGTTATAATTTTGGTGAACCCAATATGAAGCAGTTTTCTACTTTCTTTTTGTTTTTTCTATCAAGCATTTGTTTCCTTTTTTTTCAGTCTTCTGTATTGGGAAAGGATCGTGAAAGTTTACATATTGGATTTGGTTCCTGCCTTCACCAAGACAAAGAAAGTCCCATCCTTGGGCGATGGGAAAAAGAATCATTTGATCTGATTCTTCTGTTAGGTGATAATATTTACGCAGACAGTTTGGTTGCTGAAGAAAAAATCCCAGCGTACAAAAAACAATTTCTCCGACCTGAGTGGAAAACGATCAGGGCACAATCAAAAATTCTGGCAACTTGGGATGACCATGATTATGGGATCAATGATAGTGGGGGAGAATATACCGACAAAGTAAAAAGTCGCGAGGTATTTATTTCTTTCGTGGGATCTATTATGCCAAAAGGTCGAAGTTTTGGAACCAAAGAGGGAAAAGGAATTTTTCATTCTTATTTTTTAGAATTTAAAAAGAAAAAAATTCACATCATCATCCCTGACTCAAGATACTTTCGTTCACCTTTAAAGCGGACATTTTTTTCTTATTTTACAGGCAAAGCTCGTTATCGTCCTAATGATTCACCGGATGCCACACTATTAGGAGAAGAGCAATGGGCATGGTTAGTTGAAGAATTCAATAAACCTTCCGATTTACATGTTTTAGTTTCGGGAATTCAAGTGATTCCAACAGAACAGCCATTTGAAAAATGGGGAAACTTTCCAAATGATAGGGAAAGACTATTTCAGCTTTTAAGGGAAACAAAAGCCAAGGATCTAGTCATTCTTTCAGGAGATAGGCATATTGCAGAAATATATGAATTTCCATTATCAGAGACTCGAAAGTTAATCGAAATCACTTCCAGTTCTCTCAATTTACCACTTCCATTTTTGCCATTGGAATATGATTCAGAATATAAACTTGGGCAGGCTTTTAGGGAAGAGAACTATGGATCCTTGCAGATTCAATTTAAGGAAGGAAAATTGATTTGGCGTTCTCAGATCAAAGACAAAACTGGAAATGTAGTTCTTTCCTATCCTAACAATGATTCTAAAGAATAAACGTTTTTTATAAACAATCGGAGGATCCTCGTTTTGAAACCCAAACAAAAAATCTTAGAAAGTTCCTTTGCATTGTTTCGTGAAAAAGGTTTTCAGGCCACTGGAATTGCAGAAATTTTGGATAAGGCTGGAGCTTACAAAAAAACCTTATATGATCATTTCAAATCCAAAGATGATATTGGGTTTGAATACCTAAATTATCTTTCCGAGCAACAAAGAGTTGTTATGTTAAAAGTTCTGGCAAAAGCAAATAATATGTCGGACTTCATTGAAAAATGGGTTAACTTTATTGTCAGAAATCAAAGAAATACTTCTCGAAAGGATTGCCCCATTGCTCTTTTTTCTGGTGAAATTTCTCATTTAAGTCAGTTTGATGCCTATCGAAATAAAGCAGTTCATCATGTTTTAGAAACAGTGGAAACTTGTATTCTTAACTTTTCTCCAAATTTAAGACCTGAGCTTGTTAAGGCATTGAGTTATGAACTTTATATGAGTTATCTTGGTGGTCTCAGGCTTTATGCGTTAACAAAAGATCGTAAGGTGATTGAGAGAATGAAATCACAAATGATTGCATCCGCAGAGCGTGTTGTTAAAAGTTAAGGGTCACCAACTTCCACTAGCGCCACCACCCCCAGACCGTCCACCACCACCGGAGTAGGAGGTACTTGATGAGCGGGAACTAGACCCATAACTAGAACTAGATCCACTACTTGACGGATAAGTCACAAAGTTTGTGATTGAGTTGTGAACCTTTGTCGCCCATCCAAGTTTCCGAAAGATCATCACAAGAGCTAATGCCATTAAAATAGAACTGAAAAATGAAATGGTTTGGTATATGTTAGGTGAATCTAATAAAAAAGAAGTATGAAGTCTTATTTTTTGCCAAAGAATAAAAAACAATGCATTGAAAAATAGAAAACCTTCTCCTCCAATAAACCCCAAAAAACCAATCAAAAAGGAAAGACCAAAATACCACTGCCATAAAAAAAATGGTTCCATCATTGGGTTTTTTGGTTCGCTTTTTGATTCTTTAATTTCCGAAGGACTTAATCTAGTTAAATCGTAAAGAAAATAGTATGTTGCTTCTGCAGCTCGGATACAGGTCCAATCAATATCCCCCGTTTTTAAATCAGATTCTATTTCATACCTAATTTTTGAATTTAATAGTTTTTGATCATTTTCTGGATCACTTGAAGCAAAAGGAAGAAATGTATTATTGTCTGTATAAACATAAAGCTCTTTCCTATTCAGTGAAAATAAAATTGTGATCGCTGGTGAATTTTTAAAAGCCAAGTGGTGGAAATTTTTTGCGTCTAGTGCCAAATCTTTATATGTGTCCAGAAAGAGGATTTGTGTTTTTATTTTGTATTTTGACTCGATTTCGGTTAATGTGTTTTTTGCCCGCTCATATGAAAATGTTTCTAACGCATCATGAGGGTCGTAAACTCCTGTGCCTTTTGTAATAACTTGTTTGTTTTTATGGTTTAGATAGTTTAGCATATCTAAAAAAGACAAGTAACTAAAGTTAGTAAAATCCATTTGTTGTTTCTCTTCATGCCTTCTGTTGAAGATCGTATTAATTTTATTGTGACTTAGTGACCAACCAAGTTCAGGGGAAGTAACAATGGTTCCCATAAAGCCATTTTTTGATGAAACAACAAATACAACTTTGTTTTTTTTATCTTTGTTGTTTTTGTTATTTAATAGTAATTTTATTGCTTTGGCTTCTAATCCCCAAATAGTATCGGATGGTATTACACAAAATTGGAAGTGAAAATTTGAAAGAGTTTTAATCTCCTTCTTTAAAAGTGGAATTGTGTCTTCATGTAATTCTTTTTCTACGTCATTAAAGTTTTCTGGACAATTCGATTCTAAAAAAGATGCTGAGCCCGAGTTCAATTGGTCAAGTATTGCTTTTGTACCTAAAAGAACAGCTTCTGATGAGTTACCTGATTTCATGTTGGGAATGATGATTTCATTAATGATTCGCTTTGACAGAATATCTGTAAGCGTGTCCTCTAGTCCATAACCAACTTCAATACGAACTTTTCTATCGTTTGGAGCTAATAAAAACAATACGCCATTGTCCTTATCTTCGGATCCTAGTTTCCATTTTTCAAACACGGCAATTGCCTCTTCCTCTATCGTTTGTTTTTCTAACGAATCCGTTATATAAATAACAAGTTGGTTTGTTGTTTTCTTTTCTTCCTCTAATATTCGCCTTTCTAACTCTGCTTTTACTTCTTTTGGTAAGTAGCTGGAAGGATCAACCACCGGACTAGTAAGTTCGGGGTATGGATCCTTAATAAAATTACAAAAACTACAGTATAAGATTACTGAGATGAATGACAAAAATTTCATTCAGGGATTTCTGTTTTTTCTTTTGGAATTTCTTGTACAAACATCCAAATGATTCCGTCTTTTACTTTTCCAAGTCCAAGATAAAGATAATAAAAAGGATAACCTAGTGGCCCTGGTTTGTATTCTTTTTGAACATCTGGCTCCCATTTTTGACGCACCTGTACATGAACAGAAGATAATTGTACGGCACTAGAAAGATATTTTAATTTTCCCTCCCACCTTTCAATGGACTCGGAAACCTTATTTAATTCTGCTTCGACTTTTAATGTTTCTTCCAAAGTTTTTGCCGATTTTAATATTTCCAAAAGTCGGACTCTCATTTTAAGAGAATTCTCCATTCGAATTTCTGTATCAGTGTAATCCTCAGTTACATCCTGTGCGGATACTTCTTCGGAATAGTTTTGTGATTGGTTTCGTAAGGTAGATAAAAACTGTTTTAGTTTTTCTGCTGGGATTTTTAGCTGAACACTACCGTTGGAACTATATTGCAGCGCATAACCTCCATAAGATTCTGCAAGTTTGATGACCTCCGTTACTTTTGCTTCAATTTCTTTTGACTGCAAATTAACATTCACCGAATACACCATCATCCGTTTGTGGACTTTGGGAGAATTTTGGTTTGCCTCTCCTGAGGGAGTGGCGATGGGAGCAGCGGAAATATAGTCTACACCGTCATTATAAGAACGACTGAGTGATTTATTTTCACGTTCCATCTCTTTTGAAGAAGAACAGGCTACAAAAAGAAATGAAACGCTGAGGAAAAATACGAAGGAAAAAAGTTTTTTAAAGATTCCCATGGTGGATACTGATTTTATTCCTCTCAGTATCCAATCGCAAATCTTTTTTATGTTCCGATAGTGGATTCTAAAAAGCTACCATAACCTTTTTCTTTTCCAAGTGCAGTGACTGGTTTTCCTTGGTCAATCGCCAGTTTCCCGTTGATATACACTTTTTTGACAGTATCGTCGTTACGACGAACCCAACGTTTGAAGTCTTCCATAAATGGCATCGGTGCCTCGACATCTTTAGCAAGAGAATCGTCCAATTTATTTGGATCGATTAAAACAAGGTCGGCTCGTTTTCCTTCTTTGATGTATCCTGCATCAATTCCAAACCAGTCTCCAATTTCTCCTGTTAGTCGATGGACTGCTTTTTCCATTGTCATAAAAGGTTTTTTTTCGAGTTCTGCATCTCTCACTAGTTTTAACATTCGAAGTGGAAAATTGTAGTGTGCCATTCCTCGTAAGTGAGCACCTGCATCAGAAAAACCGATCAAAATGTCAGGATAGGATACAATTTTTTGTAATGGTTCTTTTCTATGGTTGGCCATCACGGTATACCAACGTACTTTATTTCCATGTTCAGCAACAAGATCAAGAAATGCTGTAACGGAATGAACACCTTTCTCTTTGGCAACATCATCAATTGATTTTCCAATGAGGGATTTGTCTGGTGCATCCACGATCTTAGTTTCTTTGAAATTACGATGGAATACTCTTGGTAAAAACCAATTGGTCCATTGGCGTTTAAACCAATCCCTATAACTTGGATCTTTCATCAGTTGTTTTCTTTCTAATTCGTCTTCAATGTGATTTGCTTTGGCGCCTGCAGCAAATTCTTCAAAGACAACCACATCCATTCCGTCTGCATATAAATCGAAAGGTTCTGGAAGTGCTTGGAACTTAAAGTCAGATTTAAATATGGTATTTGTGATCCTACCGATGAGTCCAAGAAGTTTGTACAAACCTGGGTCAAACTTAACATCCATAAGGGAGATGATTGTTGTTTTTAGAGGTTTGCGGAATAATCCAAAAGCTTCTTTTAAAAACATTAAAACATTGATTTTGGTTGAAACATTCGGAACACCTTGGAAGACCTTTCCTCTTTTTCTTAGTGTTTTGTTTAAGTATTGGTATTCGCTCCAATTTGCATAAGTGGAAGGGAGAGGTCTTGATCGAAATCGAGATCCATCCATCTTATCCCAGATCAGAGTGTTGATAGAGAGACCCATAAAACCAGCATCAAGTGCTTCTTCAAGAATTTGGTTCATTCTTTGTAACTCTTGTTTTGTGGGAACTTCTCCTTTTGTCAAAGATCGTTCGAGTCCCATAACATGAGCGCGAATGGCAGAGTGACCAGCAAAGGAAGTAACGTTGGGCCCAAGGGGCATATTGTTTAAATGTTTTTTATATTCTAAAGCAGAGTTCCAATTTTTTTTACTTTCGAGGATGGATAAAACATTCTTTCTGGGGATTGCTTCCACACGACTAAACATGTCAGCTAAATCAGTTGGATCACCAACCGCTAAACTTAAAGAACAACTTCCGAGTGAGATAGTGGTGATTCCATGGCGAACAGATTCCGAAAGGTCTGGAGACATTTCTATTTCTGCATCGTAATGTGTATGAAAGTCAATGAATCCTGGTGTCAGCCAAAGACCTTTCGCATCGACGACTGTTTCACCAGGCTTTGGGCTCAGTTCTGTT encodes the following:
- a CDS encoding alkaline phosphatase D family protein: MKQFSTFFLFFLSSICFLFFQSSVLGKDRESLHIGFGSCLHQDKESPILGRWEKESFDLILLLGDNIYADSLVAEEKIPAYKKQFLRPEWKTIRAQSKILATWDDHDYGINDSGGEYTDKVKSREVFISFVGSIMPKGRSFGTKEGKGIFHSYFLEFKKKKIHIIIPDSRYFRSPLKRTFFSYFTGKARYRPNDSPDATLLGEEQWAWLVEEFNKPSDLHVLVSGIQVIPTEQPFEKWGNFPNDRERLFQLLRETKAKDLVILSGDRHIAEIYEFPLSETRKLIEITSSSLNLPLPFLPLEYDSEYKLGQAFREENYGSLQIQFKEGKLIWRSQIKDKTGNVVLSYPNNDSKE
- a CDS encoding TetR/AcrR family transcriptional regulator, with protein sequence MKPKQKILESSFALFREKGFQATGIAEILDKAGAYKKTLYDHFKSKDDIGFEYLNYLSEQQRVVMLKVLAKANNMSDFIEKWVNFIVRNQRNTSRKDCPIALFSGEISHLSQFDAYRNKAVHHVLETVETCILNFSPNLRPELVKALSYELYMSYLGGLRLYALTKDRKVIERMKSQMIASAERVVKS
- a CDS encoding TPM domain-containing protein, whose amino-acid sequence is MKFLSFISVILYCSFCNFIKDPYPELTSPVVDPSSYLPKEVKAELERRILEEEKKTTNQLVIYITDSLEKQTIEEEAIAVFEKWKLGSEDKDNGVLFLLAPNDRKVRIEVGYGLEDTLTDILSKRIINEIIIPNMKSGNSSEAVLLGTKAILDQLNSGSASFLESNCPENFNDVEKELHEDTIPLLKKEIKTLSNFHFQFCVIPSDTIWGLEAKAIKLLLNNKNNKDKKNKVVFVVSSKNGFMGTIVTSPELGWSLSHNKINTIFNRRHEEKQQMDFTNFSYLSFLDMLNYLNHKNKQVITKGTGVYDPHDALETFSYERAKNTLTEIESKYKIKTQILFLDTYKDLALDAKNFHHLAFKNSPAITILFSLNRKELYVYTDNNTFLPFASSDPENDQKLLNSKIRYEIESDLKTGDIDWTCIRAAEATYYFLYDLTRLSPSEIKESKSEPKNPMMEPFFLWQWYFGLSFLIGFLGFIGGEGFLFFNALFFILWQKIRLHTSFLLDSPNIYQTISFFSSILMALALVMIFRKLGWATKVHNSITNFVTYPSSSGSSSSYGSSSRSSSTSYSGGGGRSGGGGASGSW
- a CDS encoding DUF4349 domain-containing protein; translated protein: MGIFKKLFSFVFFLSVSFLFVACSSSKEMERENKSLSRSYNDGVDYISAAPIATPSGEANQNSPKVHKRMMVYSVNVNLQSKEIEAKVTEVIKLAESYGGYALQYSSNGSVQLKIPAEKLKQFLSTLRNQSQNYSEEVSAQDVTEDYTDTEIRMENSLKMRVRLLEILKSAKTLEETLKVEAELNKVSESIERWEGKLKYLSSAVQLSSVHVQVRQKWEPDVQKEYKPGPLGYPFYYLYLGLGKVKDGIIWMFVQEIPKEKTEIPE
- a CDS encoding N-acyl-D-amino-acid deacylase family protein, producing the protein MADTLIKQARIFDGSTNPSFVADLRIKDGVVESISKTELSPKPGETVVDAKGLWLTPGFIDFHTHYDAEIEMSPDLSESVRHGITTISLGSCSLSLAVGDPTDLADMFSRVEAIPRKNVLSILESKKNWNSALEYKKHLNNMPLGPNVTSFAGHSAIRAHVMGLERSLTKGEVPTKQELQRMNQILEEALDAGFMGLSINTLIWDKMDGSRFRSRPLPSTYANWSEYQYLNKTLRKRGKVFQGVPNVSTKINVLMFLKEAFGLFRKPLKTTIISLMDVKFDPGLYKLLGLIGRITNTIFKSDFKFQALPEPFDLYADGMDVVVFEEFAAGAKANHIEDELERKQLMKDPSYRDWFKRQWTNWFLPRVFHRNFKETKIVDAPDKSLIGKSIDDVAKEKGVHSVTAFLDLVAEHGNKVRWYTVMANHRKEPLQKIVSYPDILIGFSDAGAHLRGMAHYNFPLRMLKLVRDAELEKKPFMTMEKAVHRLTGEIGDWFGIDAGYIKEGKRADLVLIDPNKLDDSLAKDVEAPMPFMEDFKRWVRRNDDTVKKVYINGKLAIDQGKPVTALGKEKGYGSFLESTIGT